One Curtobacterium sp. BH-2-1-1 genomic region harbors:
- a CDS encoding ABC transporter ATP-binding protein, with protein sequence MTRDAVLTIDHLDVVYETEHPVHAVKDVSLTLAPGEILGLAGESGCGKTTLAYAITRLHKPPAKVTSGSITFHDRDGSDVDLLGLGDEQLRAVRWSKLSMVFQGAMNALNPVTTIRAQLDDALVEHRRGMPRKERRAIAEDALRRVGVDPSRITAYPHELSGGMRQRVMIAMAMLLEPQVMIMDEPTTALDVVVQREILREIVRLRDELGFAVVFITHDLPLLLEISDRIAIMLRGEVVECATADTIQHDPQHPYTRRLLQSFPSLSGARGDFIRTGASIDGSDLDTQEVVR encoded by the coding sequence ATGACCCGGGACGCCGTCCTCACCATCGACCACCTCGACGTCGTCTACGAGACCGAGCACCCGGTGCACGCCGTCAAGGACGTCTCGCTGACGCTCGCGCCCGGGGAGATCCTCGGGCTGGCCGGGGAGTCCGGCTGCGGCAAGACGACGCTCGCCTACGCCATCACCCGGCTGCACAAGCCGCCGGCGAAGGTGACGTCCGGCAGCATCACGTTCCACGACCGGGACGGCAGCGACGTCGACCTGCTCGGCCTCGGCGACGAGCAGCTCCGTGCCGTCCGCTGGTCGAAGCTGTCGATGGTGTTCCAGGGGGCTATGAACGCGCTCAACCCGGTCACCACGATCCGGGCACAGCTCGACGACGCGCTCGTCGAGCACCGCCGCGGCATGCCCCGCAAGGAGCGTCGGGCGATCGCGGAGGACGCACTCCGCCGGGTCGGGGTCGACCCGTCCCGCATCACGGCGTACCCGCACGAACTCTCCGGCGGCATGCGGCAGCGCGTGATGATCGCGATGGCGATGCTGCTCGAGCCGCAGGTCATGATCATGGACGAGCCGACCACCGCGCTCGACGTCGTCGTGCAGCGGGAGATCCTCCGCGAGATCGTCCGCCTGCGCGACGAGCTCGGCTTCGCGGTCGTGTTCATCACGCACGACCTGCCGCTGCTGCTCGAGATCAGCGACCGGATCGCGATCATGCTCCGCGGCGAGGTCGTCGAGTGCGCCACCGCCGACACCATCCAGCACGACCCGCAGCACCCCTACACCCGGCGGCTGCTGCAGTCCTTCCCGAGCCTGTCCGGCGCCCGCGGCGACTTCATCCGCACCGGGGCGAGCATCGACGGCTCGGACCTCGACACCCAGGAGGTCGTCCGATGA
- a CDS encoding ABC transporter ATP-binding protein, whose product MTSVTVSHLGKDFHTRKGLRRTTLRAVDDVSFELLPGRTVALVGESGSGKSTIARMLAKLESTTRGSIDVRLEDGTPVVGSMYRRHVQMVFQDPFASLNPFHSIEHHIARPLQLHHRARGAEETAERVRELLGRVNLDEDFASRRPHELSGGQRQRVAIARALAPGAQVLIADEPVSMLDVSIRLSVLNLMGRLQREDHLAVLYITHDLATARHFSDEILVLYRGRVVERGPSDAVILDPQHDYTRLLAEAAPDPERTDRRVTSGPALDRSTIDNTTCYDHTLGEWVTSSPAPVGAVRAGTL is encoded by the coding sequence ATGACCAGTGTGACCGTCAGCCACCTCGGTAAGGACTTCCACACGCGGAAGGGCCTGCGCCGGACCACCCTCCGCGCCGTCGACGACGTGTCGTTCGAGCTCCTGCCCGGACGCACCGTCGCCCTCGTCGGGGAGTCCGGTTCGGGCAAGTCGACGATCGCCCGGATGCTCGCGAAGCTGGAGAGCACCACGCGCGGCTCGATCGACGTCCGGCTCGAGGACGGCACCCCCGTCGTCGGCAGCATGTACCGCCGGCACGTGCAGATGGTGTTCCAGGACCCCTTCGCGTCGCTCAACCCGTTCCACTCCATCGAGCACCACATCGCCCGCCCGCTGCAGCTCCACCACCGTGCGCGCGGCGCCGAGGAGACCGCCGAACGCGTCCGGGAACTGCTCGGCCGCGTGAACCTCGACGAGGACTTCGCGTCCCGCCGCCCGCACGAGCTCTCCGGCGGGCAGCGACAGCGCGTCGCGATCGCCCGGGCCCTCGCACCCGGCGCGCAGGTGCTCATCGCCGACGAGCCCGTGTCGATGCTCGACGTGTCGATCCGGCTCAGCGTGCTCAACCTCATGGGCCGGCTGCAGCGCGAGGACCACCTCGCCGTGCTGTACATCACGCACGACCTCGCCACTGCGCGGCACTTCTCGGACGAGATCCTGGTGCTGTACCGCGGCCGGGTCGTCGAACGGGGCCCCTCGGACGCGGTCATCCTCGACCCGCAGCACGACTACACCCGGCTGCTCGCCGAGGCCGCCCCCGACCCGGAGCGCACCGACCGCCGGGTGACCTCGGGACCGGCACTCGACCGCTCCACGATCGACAACACCACCTGCTACGACCACACCCTGGGGGAGTGGGTGACGAGTTCGCCGGCACCGGTCGGGGCGGTCCGGGCCGGGACGCTGTGA
- a CDS encoding glycoside hydrolase family 36 protein gives MGDEFAGTGRGGPGRDAVSPFVDWVTPGFSARFRIASDRPVALVSFVPTGGALADGPEDPQPLVELTTIGHGRFPGGFRHVDSTIGARLRYVSHDDAPVSVGGTGSGPADTTGAVDGTDLWFRIVQEDAATRLQVVSVFCARAGVGAFRTWTEVSAPEGEHVVDFVSSFATGAFLTDSGATVDELSLTQAGNDWAAESRWRTDPLRSIGLARIDREAQHHPPRSRAVVQNRGSWSTGEALPIGVLHAADFALVWQVEHNGPWLYELGETRRRAYVLLSGPTDQEHQWSAVVAPGQPFVSVPVSVGIAGSVGDAFAVLTRQRRAFRHVRLADHTLPLVFNDYMNTLMGDPTTEKLLPLIDAAADAGADLFCIDAGWYAEGHWWDTVGAWEPAASRFPTGLGSVIDHIRSRGMQAGLWLEPEVVGIHSPLASSLPSSAFVHHRGVRVAEHGRHLLDLRSPDARAHLDAVVDRLVGTLGVTFFKMDDNTMTGSFDGQLEHQRALLDWLDDVQARYPSLLIENCASGAMRADFAMLSRLHMQSTSDQQDPVLSATIAAAAPAAMLPEQAGNWAYPAPSMSDDLFTLSLVNGVLGRMYLSGYLNEMSAAQLGVVAAAIEAHRTVLADVSSALPVWPLGLPGWEDTWVALGLDVPDGDLYLSVWALPGASSSVSLPLLALVGLPVEVSPLFPTALGAWEVSWDADAGVLHVDHGGATPTARVFRVRRDPGVRSGGAGARR, from the coding sequence GTGGGTGACGAGTTCGCCGGCACCGGTCGGGGCGGTCCGGGCCGGGACGCTGTGAGTCCATTCGTCGACTGGGTCACGCCCGGGTTCTCGGCACGGTTCCGGATCGCGTCGGACCGACCGGTCGCCCTGGTGTCGTTCGTGCCGACGGGCGGGGCGCTCGCCGACGGCCCCGAGGACCCGCAGCCGCTCGTCGAGCTGACCACCATCGGCCACGGCAGGTTCCCCGGCGGGTTCCGGCACGTCGACTCCACCATCGGCGCACGGCTCCGGTACGTGTCGCACGACGACGCCCCCGTGTCCGTGGGCGGGACCGGATCAGGGCCCGCGGACACGACCGGGGCGGTGGACGGGACCGACCTGTGGTTCCGGATCGTGCAGGAGGACGCGGCCACGCGCCTCCAGGTCGTGTCCGTGTTCTGCGCGCGTGCCGGCGTCGGAGCGTTCCGGACGTGGACCGAGGTGTCGGCGCCGGAGGGCGAGCACGTCGTCGACTTCGTCTCGTCCTTCGCGACCGGGGCGTTCCTGACCGACTCCGGTGCGACGGTCGACGAGCTGTCGTTGACCCAGGCCGGGAACGACTGGGCAGCCGAGAGCCGGTGGCGCACCGATCCGCTGCGGTCGATCGGACTCGCCCGCATCGATCGCGAGGCGCAGCACCACCCGCCCCGCAGCCGCGCCGTCGTGCAGAACCGCGGCTCGTGGTCCACCGGTGAGGCGCTGCCGATCGGCGTGCTGCACGCTGCCGACTTCGCGCTCGTGTGGCAGGTCGAGCACAACGGGCCGTGGCTCTACGAACTGGGGGAGACCCGGCGGCGCGCGTACGTGCTGCTGAGCGGACCGACCGACCAGGAGCACCAGTGGAGCGCCGTCGTCGCTCCGGGACAGCCGTTCGTGTCCGTGCCGGTGTCGGTCGGGATCGCCGGCTCGGTCGGCGACGCGTTCGCGGTGCTCACCCGGCAGCGTCGGGCGTTCCGGCACGTGCGACTCGCCGACCACACGCTGCCGCTCGTGTTCAACGACTACATGAACACGCTCATGGGCGACCCCACGACCGAGAAGCTGCTGCCGCTCATCGACGCGGCCGCCGACGCCGGTGCCGACCTGTTCTGCATCGACGCCGGCTGGTACGCCGAGGGGCACTGGTGGGACACCGTCGGCGCGTGGGAGCCCGCGGCGTCGCGGTTCCCGACCGGGCTCGGCTCCGTCATCGACCACATCCGTTCGCGCGGCATGCAGGCCGGGCTCTGGCTCGAACCCGAGGTCGTCGGGATCCACTCGCCGCTGGCGTCGTCGTTGCCGTCGTCCGCCTTCGTGCACCACCGCGGGGTGCGGGTCGCGGAGCACGGCCGGCACCTGCTCGACCTGCGCTCGCCGGATGCCCGGGCGCACCTCGACGCGGTCGTCGACCGGCTCGTCGGGACGCTCGGCGTGACGTTCTTCAAGATGGACGACAACACGATGACGGGGTCGTTCGACGGGCAGCTCGAGCACCAGCGGGCGCTGCTGGACTGGCTCGACGACGTGCAGGCCCGCTACCCGTCGCTCCTCATCGAGAACTGCGCCTCGGGAGCGATGCGCGCCGACTTCGCGATGCTGTCCCGGTTGCACATGCAGTCGACCTCGGACCAGCAGGACCCGGTGCTGTCCGCCACGATCGCCGCCGCAGCGCCCGCGGCGATGCTCCCCGAGCAGGCGGGGAACTGGGCGTACCCGGCGCCGTCGATGTCCGACGACCTGTTCACCCTGTCGCTCGTCAACGGCGTACTCGGGCGGATGTACCTGTCCGGGTACCTCAACGAGATGTCAGCGGCGCAGCTGGGTGTCGTGGCGGCGGCGATCGAGGCGCACCGGACCGTGCTCGCGGACGTGTCGTCGGCGCTGCCGGTGTGGCCGCTCGGGCTGCCCGGGTGGGAGGACACCTGGGTCGCGCTCGGCCTCGACGTGCCGGACGGGGATCTGTACCTGTCGGTGTGGGCGTTGCCGGGGGCGTCGTCGTCGGTGTCGTTG